From Myxocyprinus asiaticus isolate MX2 ecotype Aquarium Trade chromosome 25, UBuf_Myxa_2, whole genome shotgun sequence, one genomic window encodes:
- the LOC127416030 gene encoding leukocyte elastase inhibitor-like produces MDGLTRANSVFALDLYRALSASNAAGNMFFSPLSISTALSMVYLGARGNTSKEMAKVLSFSSVSDVHPHFATLTSAINSPSASYILKLANRLYGEKTFSFLPEYLDSTLKLYHADLQAVDFIGASEESRHIINKWVEEQTENKIKDLLKPDMVTGMTRLALVNAIYFKGNWLKRFNAQETKEMPFKINQNESRPVQMMYQMKKFPFNYIHEHRLQVLELPYVQEELSMLVLLPEETQDGTDSLHKLERELTLDKLLEWTNRNNMDTQTEIVVHLPKFKLEAESSLAEILVGMGMTSLFQGPMADLTGMSSQGGLFLSSVAHKAFVEVNEEGTEAAAATAGLVTFCMIREEHFMADHPFLFLIRHNLTNSILFFGRFRGPS; encoded by the exons ATGGATGGTCTCACTCGTGCTAATAGTGTCTTCGCCCTGGACCTCTATCGGGCTCTGAGTGCGAGCAACGCCGCGGGAAACATGTTCTTTTCCCCGCTGAGCATCAGCACAGCGCTCAGCATGGTCTACTTGGGAGCCCGAGGAAACACATCCAAAGAAATGGCAAAG GTTTTGTCCTTCAGTTCTGTCTCTGATGTTCACCCTCATTTTGCAACCCTCACCTCTGCTATCAATAGTCCTTCTGCCTCCTACATCCTTAAACTGGCCAACCGCCTCTATGGAGAGAAAACATTCAGCTTCTTACCT GAGTATTTGGACTCCACACTGAAGCTGTACCACGCTGACCTTCAGGCGGTGGACTTCATTGGAGCATCTGAAGAGTCGCGACATATAATCAATAAATGGGTGGAAGAGCAGACAGAGA ATAAAATCAAAGATCTTCTCAAGCCTGATATGGTCACCGGTATGACCCGACTAGCTCTGGTTAATGCCATCTACTTCAAAGGGAACTGGCTGAAGAGATTTAATGCTCAAGAGACTAAAGAAATGCCATTCAAAATAAACCAG AATGAAAGCCGGCCAGTTCAAATGATGTACCAGATGAAAAAGTTCCCCTTCAATTACATCCATGAGCACCGCTTGCAAGTTCTGGAGTTACCATACGTACAGGAGGAGCTCAGCATGTTGGTCCTTCTGCCTGAGGAAACTCAGGATGGCACCGACTCTCTTCATAAG CTGGAGCGTGAGCTGACCCTTGACAAGCTGCTCGAATGGACCAACAGAAACAATATGGACACCCAGACAGAGATTGTAGTGCATTTGCCCAAGTTCAAACTGGAAGCTGAGAGCTCCTTGGCTGAAATATTGGTGGGGATGGGTATGACCTCTTTGTTCCAGGGGCCAATGGCTGATCTGACAGGCATGAGCAGTCAGGGTGGCCTGTTCCTTTCGTCAGTGGCCCACAAGGCCTTTGTGGAGGTAAATGAAGAGGGCACAGAGGCAGCAGCAGCTACGGCAGGCCTTGTGACTTTCTGTATGATACGCGAGGAGCACTTCATGGCTGATCACCCCTTCCTGTTCTTGATCAGGCACAACCTCACCAACAGTATTCTCTTTTTTGGCAGATTCAGAGGCCCATCTTAA